A genomic region of Elaeis guineensis isolate ETL-2024a chromosome 9, EG11, whole genome shotgun sequence contains the following coding sequences:
- the LOC105051583 gene encoding KH domain-containing protein At1g09660/At1g09670 isoform X2 encodes MYLAELIAERQKLGPFMQVLPFCSRLLNQEILRASVLAPNQNFIPERMEHGSPLRLAGHSTNGGPMDLEGWSAMQVEENGYLQRMGAFHAPAVGWNGAPGVAIGPVVKKVVRLDVPADKFPNYNFVGRLLGPRGNSLKRVEATTQCRVYIRGQGSVKDSLKEEKLRDKPGYEHLNEPLHLLVEAEFPADMIDARLSQAVGILEDLLKPVDESKDYYKKQQLRELAMLNGTLREESPQMSPSASPFNSTGMKRAKTGR; translated from the exons AT GTATTTAGCTGAGCTGATAGCTGAGAGACAAAAATTGGGACCTTTCATGCAAGTTCTTCCATTTTGTAGCAGGCTTCTAAACCAAG AAATTTTAAGAGCATCAGTTTTGGCACCTAATCAAAACTTCATTCCTGAAAGAATGGAGCATGGCAGTCCACTGAGGTTAGCTGGCCACTCTACCAATGGTGGACCAATGGATCTGGAGGGATGGTCAGCAATGCAAGTAGAG GAAAATGGTTATCTTCAAAGAATGGGGGCCTTTCATGCACCAGCAGTGGGTTGGAATGGGGCTCCTGGAGTTGCTATCGGCCCTGTTGTAAAGAAAGTTGTGAGATTAGATGTTCCTGCTGACAAGTTTCCTAAT TACAACTTTGTTGGCCGTTTGTTGGGACCACGTGGTAACTCTTTGAAAAGGGTTGAGGCTACAACACAATGCAGAGTTTACATAAGAGGTCAAGGTTCGGTCAAGGATTCTCTCAag GAAGAGAAGCTAAGAGATAAACCTGGATATGAGCACCTTAATGAGCCATTGCATCTGCTTGTGGAGGCCGAGTTTCCAGCAGATATGATTGATGCCCGATTGAGCCAAGCTGTGGGGATTTTGGAAGATCTTTTGAAGCCAGTG GACGAGTCCAAAGATTACTACAAGAAACAACAGTTGAGAGAATTGGCCATGCTGAATGGTACCCTAAGAGAGGAGAGCCCTCAGATGAGCCCCAGTGCATCGCCATTTAACAGCACAGGAATGAAACGAGCAAAAACAGGACGATAG
- the LOC105051583 gene encoding KH domain-containing protein At1g09660/At1g09670 isoform X1: MDDRIPPSNTYFHYFPSGIPPNSSPHHHPNRPPPPPTPLDRERYLAELIAERQKLGPFMQVLPFCSRLLNQEILRASVLAPNQNFIPERMEHGSPLRLAGHSTNGGPMDLEGWSAMQVEENGYLQRMGAFHAPAVGWNGAPGVAIGPVVKKVVRLDVPADKFPNYNFVGRLLGPRGNSLKRVEATTQCRVYIRGQGSVKDSLKEEKLRDKPGYEHLNEPLHLLVEAEFPADMIDARLSQAVGILEDLLKPVDESKDYYKKQQLRELAMLNGTLREESPQMSPSASPFNSTGMKRAKTGR, encoded by the exons ATGGATGACAGGATCCCTCCCAGCAACACTTACTTCCACTACTTCCCCTCAGGGATCCCTCCCAACTCCTCTCCCCACCACCACCCCAACCGCCCTCCCCCTCCCCCAACCCCTCTAGATAGAGAAAG GTATTTAGCTGAGCTGATAGCTGAGAGACAAAAATTGGGACCTTTCATGCAAGTTCTTCCATTTTGTAGCAGGCTTCTAAACCAAG AAATTTTAAGAGCATCAGTTTTGGCACCTAATCAAAACTTCATTCCTGAAAGAATGGAGCATGGCAGTCCACTGAGGTTAGCTGGCCACTCTACCAATGGTGGACCAATGGATCTGGAGGGATGGTCAGCAATGCAAGTAGAG GAAAATGGTTATCTTCAAAGAATGGGGGCCTTTCATGCACCAGCAGTGGGTTGGAATGGGGCTCCTGGAGTTGCTATCGGCCCTGTTGTAAAGAAAGTTGTGAGATTAGATGTTCCTGCTGACAAGTTTCCTAAT TACAACTTTGTTGGCCGTTTGTTGGGACCACGTGGTAACTCTTTGAAAAGGGTTGAGGCTACAACACAATGCAGAGTTTACATAAGAGGTCAAGGTTCGGTCAAGGATTCTCTCAag GAAGAGAAGCTAAGAGATAAACCTGGATATGAGCACCTTAATGAGCCATTGCATCTGCTTGTGGAGGCCGAGTTTCCAGCAGATATGATTGATGCCCGATTGAGCCAAGCTGTGGGGATTTTGGAAGATCTTTTGAAGCCAGTG GACGAGTCCAAAGATTACTACAAGAAACAACAGTTGAGAGAATTGGCCATGCTGAATGGTACCCTAAGAGAGGAGAGCCCTCAGATGAGCCCCAGTGCATCGCCATTTAACAGCACAGGAATGAAACGAGCAAAAACAGGACGATAG
- the LOC105051584 gene encoding protein BEARSKIN1-like, which yields MASSSSSNSGVPPGFRFHPTDEELLLFYLKKKISFEKFDMEVIREIDLNKVEPWDLQERCRIGSTPQNEWYFFSHKDRKYPTGSRTNRATNAGFWKATGRDKCIRTTFKKIGMRKTLVFYRGRAPHGQKTDWIMHEYRLEDSDDANGSGAEDGWVVCRVFKKKCFFKVGTGGGTSQASENHMGGPASHDHQPRPLSSQYIHPHHGFHHHHHHHHHPVSNLYYSQLPPQSYSPVQVQDLLTNHRPAGYDFSVLPTESSAMVKPYEGGLEVGACEGMQQVGEGRDQSSNDWAVLDGIDGRFGGAGGAAVQQMNQISGQPGGEMELWGYGK from the exons ATGGCGTCATCTTCTTCATCAAACTCTGGAGTTCCACCAGGGTTTCGGTTTCACCCGACCGATGAGGAGCTCCTCCTTTTCTATCTAAAGAAGAAGATCTCGTTCGAGAAGTTTGATATGGAGGTGATCAGAGAGATTGATTTGAACAAGGTAGAGCCATGGGACTTGCAAG AGAGATGCAGAATAGGATCCACACCTCAAAACGAATGGTACTTCTTCAGCCACAAGGACCGCAAGTACCCCACCGGGTCGAGGACCAACCGTGCCACCAACGCCGGCTTCTGGAAGGCCACCGGCCGGGACAAGTGCATCAGGACCACCTTCAAGAAGATCGGCATGCGGAAGACCCTCGTCTTCTACCGCGGCCGCGCCCCCCACGGCCAGAAGACCGACTGGATCATGCACGAGTACCGCCTCGAAGACTCCGACGACGCCAACGGCAGCGGCGCT GAGGATGGATGGGTGGTGTGCCGGGTGTTCAAGAAGAAGTGCTTCTTTAAGGTCGGGACCGGCGGCGGCACGAGCCAAGCCTCGGAGAACCACATGGGTGGCCCGGCGAGCCATGACCACCAGCCCAGGCCACTGAGCTCTCAATACATCCATCCACACCATGGcttccaccaccaccaccaccaccaccaccatccaGTCTCTAACTTATACTACTCTCAATTGCCTCCACAGTCCTACTCTCCTGTCCAGGTGCAGGATCTGCTAACCAACCATCGGCCGGCGGGCTACGACTTCTCGGTGCTCCCGACCGAGTCGTCGGCGATGGTCAAGCCATATGAAGGAGGGCTCGAGGTCGGCGCCTGCGAGGGGATGCAGCAGGTGGGTGAGGGAAGGGATCAGAGCTCGAATGATTGGGCGGTGCTCGACGGAATTGATGGGAGGTTCGGAGGCGCCGGAGGTGCGGCGGTGCAGCAGATGAATCAGATTTCCGGCCAACCTGGTGGTGAGATGGAGTTGTGGGGATATGGGAAGTAG